The following coding sequences lie in one Haladaptatus sp. DJG-WS-42 genomic window:
- a CDS encoding DUF4352 domain-containing protein, with the protein MKFHLFTRRRFLSAGAASLLAGCVGGVEQATEQTETATPVTVAVGDLVETPSFSFVLRGVTKTTALTDAQRASRGNTYVVLRFAAKNTSDEVAHWFPRIEPYIADGDGNEYYLADTTTTHALPKNHDLLPGEVSRGDVVYEVPEDATNLTYALDFTNRSAVALSTVSIDLESSATPVADLEQTLQTVHPLGEAVSNNDVRVTVTEVRTTTELGGKLVASEGHEFVLPTLEITNDRTDSIPISSVWNLRLKGATGLVYTVDLWAWESLSEGFDVGSIDAGATARGELAFQLPTDRDACYFMFDWYNLEADDAKAFWEL; encoded by the coding sequence ATGAAGTTCCACCTGTTCACTCGGAGACGCTTTCTGAGCGCCGGCGCGGCGTCACTCCTCGCCGGGTGTGTTGGTGGTGTAGAACAGGCCACCGAGCAGACCGAAACCGCGACGCCAGTGACAGTCGCCGTTGGCGACCTCGTCGAAACCCCGTCGTTCAGTTTCGTACTGAGGGGGGTGACGAAGACGACGGCACTCACCGACGCGCAGCGAGCAAGCCGTGGCAACACGTACGTCGTTCTTCGATTCGCCGCAAAGAACACGAGCGACGAGGTCGCCCACTGGTTCCCGCGGATAGAGCCGTACATCGCCGACGGTGACGGCAATGAGTACTATCTGGCCGACACGACGACGACCCACGCCCTCCCGAAAAATCACGACCTCCTCCCGGGTGAGGTCTCGCGGGGCGACGTGGTGTACGAGGTTCCAGAAGACGCTACGAACCTCACCTACGCTCTCGATTTCACCAATCGTTCGGCGGTGGCGCTTTCAACTGTTTCAATCGACCTCGAATCGTCAGCAACGCCGGTCGCAGACTTAGAACAGACGCTTCAGACCGTTCATCCACTGGGCGAAGCGGTATCCAACAATGACGTGCGCGTGACCGTCACAGAGGTTCGTACTACGACCGAACTCGGTGGGAAACTGGTGGCGAGCGAGGGTCACGAATTCGTCCTCCCCACGCTGGAAATCACGAACGACCGAACTGATTCAATCCCCATCTCGTCGGTCTGGAACTTGCGGCTGAAAGGAGCGACTGGCTTGGTGTACACCGTAGACCTCTGGGCGTGGGAGTCGCTCAGCGAGGGCTTCGACGTGGGGAGTATCGACGCTGGCGCGACCGCACGGGGCGAACTCGCCTTTCAGCTTCCAACCGACCGCGACGCGTGCTACTTCATGTTCGACTGGTACAACCTCGAGGCAGACGACGCCAAAGCGTTCTGGGAACTCTGA
- a CDS encoding NAD(P)-dependent oxidoreductase has product MSTDTPRVAITGAAGYIGSRVIAKLQEEHPDWELVAFDNFYLGQVRSVGDVDISHLDIRQRDRLEETLEGADVVIHLAAVSGVKDCDQHADLAYEVNVQGTNNVAWFCKKTGAALVFPFSMAVLGDPQEFPITVDQPRAPLNWYGRTKLLGERAIETMAEGAFPAHLFMISNVYGKHELEGKTISKNTVINFFVNRALAGEELTVYKPGTQARNYVHVKDVANAYVRSAERLVDRLDADETGVEKYEIASDEDPSVMDVAELVQRHAAALLGTDLDITLLDNPRSETLVDSFAVDTSGAHERLGWEVRHSIEESVRGLLSEAEN; this is encoded by the coding sequence ATGAGTACGGACACACCGCGCGTCGCCATCACGGGGGCCGCGGGCTACATCGGCAGTCGCGTCATCGCAAAACTTCAGGAAGAACACCCCGACTGGGAACTCGTCGCGTTCGACAACTTCTATCTCGGGCAGGTTCGCTCGGTCGGCGACGTGGACATTTCGCACCTCGACATCCGCCAGCGCGACCGGTTAGAGGAGACCTTGGAAGGCGCGGATGTGGTCATCCACCTCGCCGCCGTGAGCGGTGTCAAAGACTGTGACCAGCACGCAGACCTCGCCTACGAGGTGAACGTTCAGGGCACGAACAACGTGGCGTGGTTCTGTAAGAAAACGGGCGCAGCGCTCGTCTTTCCGTTCAGTATGGCTGTGCTCGGTGACCCCCAAGAATTCCCAATTACGGTCGACCAACCGCGCGCGCCACTCAACTGGTACGGACGGACGAAACTGCTCGGTGAACGCGCCATCGAGACGATGGCCGAGGGAGCGTTCCCGGCCCATCTGTTCATGATTTCGAACGTGTACGGCAAACACGAACTAGAGGGCAAAACCATCTCGAAGAACACCGTCATCAACTTCTTCGTCAACCGCGCGCTCGCGGGCGAGGAACTGACGGTGTACAAACCCGGCACGCAGGCGCGCAACTACGTCCACGTAAAGGACGTTGCCAATGCGTACGTCCGCAGTGCAGAGCGTCTCGTCGACCGACTCGACGCCGACGAAACCGGCGTCGAGAAGTACGAGATTGCGAGCGACGAAGATCCGAGCGTCATGGACGTGGCCGAGTTAGTCCAACGTCACGCCGCAGCCCTGCTCGGCACCGACCTCGATATCACATTGCTCGACAACCCGCGCAGCGAGACGCTCGTCGATTCGTTCGCCGTCGATACCTCTGGAGCCCACGAGCGCCTTGGCTGGGAAGTTAGACACTCCATCGAAGAGAGCGTCCGGGGCTTATTGTCGGAAGCCGAGAACTGA
- a CDS encoding NAD-dependent epimerase/dehydratase family protein, translated as MPILVTGGDGYIGWPTALRIADRTDDRVILVDNFARRGWVEEVGATSAVPIMSIDQRLAAAKETLGLSNLSFIEGDLTEKSFVDELLTVHEPSAIVHTAAQPSAPYSQINGERANYTQHNNMQATRNLIWGLEEHDLTDTHFIETTTTGVYGAPTFPIPEGGATMENQGERDEVPFPAMAGSWYHLTKSHDAANLRLANKQFGIPISDVRTAITYGTETEETREDNRLKTRFDFDYYFGVVSHRFAAQAVAGYPLTVYGKGEQRKPFISLEDAVEGLAQLALTDPAERPDDLTVYNQVTRAISIVEMANTISDVAGEFDYDAAVKHFENPRDEDETHKMEIANEKYMALIGEQAQDFESGTRDILTTLARYEDTITAYEDRFLPSVLED; from the coding sequence ATGCCCATTCTCGTCACTGGCGGCGACGGCTATATTGGCTGGCCAACCGCCCTCCGCATCGCAGACCGGACCGACGACCGCGTGATTCTCGTTGACAACTTCGCCCGACGTGGCTGGGTCGAAGAGGTCGGCGCGACGAGCGCGGTCCCCATCATGAGCATCGACCAACGCCTCGCGGCCGCAAAGGAGACGCTGGGGCTTTCCAACCTCTCCTTCATCGAAGGCGACCTCACCGAGAAGTCGTTCGTCGATGAACTCCTGACGGTCCACGAGCCGAGCGCCATCGTCCACACCGCGGCACAGCCCTCCGCGCCCTACTCGCAAATCAACGGCGAGCGCGCGAACTACACCCAGCACAACAACATGCAGGCCACGCGGAATCTCATCTGGGGCTTAGAGGAACACGACCTCACGGACACCCACTTCATCGAGACCACGACGACGGGCGTCTACGGCGCGCCAACCTTCCCGATTCCCGAAGGCGGTGCGACGATGGAAAACCAAGGCGAGCGCGACGAGGTGCCGTTCCCCGCCATGGCCGGCAGCTGGTATCACCTCACGAAAAGCCACGACGCGGCGAACCTCCGACTCGCAAACAAGCAGTTCGGCATCCCGATCTCCGACGTGCGCACGGCCATCACCTACGGCACGGAAACAGAAGAAACCCGCGAGGACAACCGCCTGAAGACGCGCTTTGACTTCGACTACTACTTCGGCGTCGTCTCCCACCGCTTCGCCGCACAGGCCGTCGCGGGCTACCCGCTCACGGTGTACGGCAAGGGCGAACAGCGAAAGCCGTTCATCAGCTTAGAAGACGCCGTCGAGGGCCTCGCACAGCTCGCACTCACCGACCCAGCAGAGCGTCCGGACGACCTCACCGTCTACAATCAGGTCACCCGCGCCATCAGCATCGTCGAGATGGCAAACACCATCTCCGACGTCGCCGGAGAGTTCGACTACGACGCCGCTGTCAAGCACTTCGAGAACCCACGCGACGAAGACGAGACGCACAAGATGGAGATTGCAAACGAGAAGTACATGGCGCTCATCGGCGAGCAGGCCCAGGACTTCGAGAGCGGCACCCGCGACATCCTCACTACGCTCGCGCGCTATGAGGACACCATCACCGCCTACGAAGACCGTTTCCTCCCGAGCGTCCTAGAGGACTAA
- a CDS encoding NAD(P)-dependent oxidoreductase — protein sequence MNVLVTGGCGYIGSALVPLLQQHDEVENIVILDNYSLGSPRNLMGANLDDSIDFRRGDVREYGDVESAMRDVQTVIHLAAITGADSTHDRREETFDVNLEGTKNVLTAARKLDVSNVVFASSCNNYGRATSMDLTEETPTDPLNPYAESKQAAEELLKATIDKSSMQGTALRMSTNYGYAPGVRFNLVVNHFVFRALTRRPLTVYGDGSNWRPFIHVKDAARAYAHAALNPDDWAEFVYNVGSNDQNFRISEIAQVVSEAVGEVNITYLEDKHPGPSYHVNFDRLANTGFQTEWTLREGVRELADHFRQS from the coding sequence ATGAACGTGCTCGTCACCGGCGGGTGTGGGTACATCGGGAGCGCCCTCGTTCCCCTGCTCCAGCAACACGACGAGGTCGAGAACATCGTGATTCTCGACAACTACTCGCTTGGCTCGCCGCGCAACCTCATGGGGGCAAACTTAGACGACTCCATCGACTTTCGCCGGGGCGACGTCCGCGAGTACGGCGACGTCGAGAGCGCCATGCGCGACGTGCAGACGGTGATTCACCTCGCCGCCATCACGGGTGCAGACAGCACTCACGACCGCCGCGAGGAGACCTTCGACGTAAACTTAGAAGGGACGAAGAACGTCCTCACGGCCGCGCGCAAACTCGACGTTTCGAACGTCGTGTTCGCTTCCTCGTGTAACAACTACGGCCGGGCGACGAGCATGGACCTCACCGAGGAGACGCCGACCGACCCGCTCAACCCCTACGCCGAGTCGAAACAGGCCGCAGAGGAGTTGTTGAAAGCAACCATCGACAAGTCGAGCATGCAGGGGACCGCCCTCCGGATGAGCACGAACTACGGCTACGCACCCGGCGTGCGATTCAACCTCGTCGTCAACCACTTCGTCTTCCGCGCGCTCACGCGCCGCCCGCTCACCGTCTACGGCGACGGGAGCAACTGGCGGCCGTTCATCCACGTCAAAGACGCCGCGCGCGCCTACGCCCACGCCGCGCTCAACCCCGACGACTGGGCCGAGTTCGTCTACAACGTCGGGTCGAACGACCAGAACTTCCGCATCTCGGAGATTGCACAGGTCGTGAGCGAAGCGGTGGGCGAGGTCAACATCACTTACTTAGAGGACAAACACCCCGGCCCGTCGTACCACGTCAACTTCGACCGGCTGGCGAATACCGGCTTTCAGACCGAATGGACGCTCCGCGAGGGCGTTCGCGAACTCGCAGACCACTTCAGACAATCATGA